One Salvia miltiorrhiza cultivar Shanhuang (shh) chromosome 6, IMPLAD_Smil_shh, whole genome shotgun sequence genomic window, aatctcaCAATGGCTACCATTTGAGCCATACTAACATTTCAAAAgataatgtaatgaaaacttaCTTGTTTTGTTACTAGCTTTTCTTTTCGATCACCTtgacttctttttttcttcctcAAGAAGCAATGGTGGACCCAAATTTTGAGTATCTTGTTTTCCAAACAAAGAAATAAGCCCAATTAGATACGAAAAAGAGGCACCTATATATCtccaaaaatacataaatttcaATCAATTACTTTAAATATTGCACCATACTcttgcatattaatttaaaaatcaaaatcatgAAAAACTCGTTGATTATCAATACATGAGATTCAAAATCCTAACGGACTCACAGTCACAGATGAACATTTTCATTCTCTATTCTTTCGTGAGTTCTTCCCCATAGTCAAAATCGAGTTCAAATCAAAACCACAATTCGTCGATTGATTGAGATCGATCACTAATGATGAACCTATGGAGGAATATTAATacaaaatttacaataaaacataataggatttttcaaataattaatggaaattaaaaaaaattacaaacctATGGAGGAATCCGACGGACGCAGGCAGCGGAGGAAGAGGACCGGTGGCCGCGGAGGAGGAGGACCGGTGGCGGCGGAGGAATCCGGCGCTGGCAGCAGAGGACACGGCGCCAGGGAGGGGCGGGGCGAGCAGCGGCGCGGCGCGTGGGACGGGCAGCGGCGCAGGGCGGGGCGAGCAGCGGCGCAGGGCGGCAGCGGCGCCAGGCGGGGCGACCAGCGGCGAGGCGTGGGGCGGGCAGCAGTGCAGGGCGCGGAGCGGCGCGAGGAGGGCAGCAGCGCAGGGCGAGGATCGGCGAAAGGCGGCAACGGAGCGAGGCGGGGCGAGCAGGGGCGGGGCGGAAACGGCGGCGTGGACGAGTCGCCGGAGGGGAGCACTCAGCGGGAGTCGCCGGAAATGGGGAATCGGAGGGAGGAAATTTGGGAATTTTGAGAAATAGAAGTGAAAGTTGTGTTGAAAAAATGAAGGAGGAGGCGCGGTGAAGTCATCTTTTTTTTAGGGCGCAGCAACGGAAACTTCCGTTGCTATTTAGCAACGGACGTGAATTccgttgttatttttaaaataaatattttcggttatttgaattaattattatcaACGGAATAGCAACGGAAACTTCCGTTGCTATTTAGCAACGGACGTGAATTccgttgttatttttaaaataaatattttcggttatttgaattaattattagcaacggaaacttccgttgctatttagcaacggacgtgaattccgttgttatttttaaaataaatattttcggttatttaaaataattattagcaacggaatagaaacggaaaattccgttgctatttagcaacggacgtgaattccgttgttatttttaaaataaatattttcggttatttaaaataattattagcaACGGAATATCGTCCGTCGCTAAATAGCAACGGAATTTTCCATCGCTATCTGCAATTTTTAAAATCgcggaaattaaaaaaaagaaataacaacGGAAAATTTTCCATCGGTAATTTTTCATCGGGGAtccgtcggtaattccgtcggtaatttcgcgggaaatattccgtcggtaaatccgtcggtaaatccatcgctatgtatGAAAGAGTATTTCCGTCGTTAATCCGTCGTTATTCGGTCGTTATTTTGTGACGGAattaattccgtcggtaattccgtcggtgtccgatagcttttcttgtagtgagaggttggacaggtccgaccagcagatgagggcattcaccgcccagtaccagcggaggaacgatatcagggagagggagctcgatatgcagctcctgaacgcggatacgacgcacatgacggacgcacaaagggcattgcacgcgtccatggtcgccgacgtgctcaggcgtcgtggtctagactaggattttaattatgtgattttaacGATGGGGTAatatgatgttttaggtgtttttaattatgtaattttttttaaatgttttaggtgttttaaaatttttatgtattttttttttatgttttaggtgtttttaaattttatgtttaatggtGTATTTAACTAAtgttattacaaaaatatgttatttaaattgtgcaataaaatttaaatgaaaaacataaaatcaaaactaatgttatcaagtaggctatcaaggaaccccaatgcagcactacctactcaataacacaaccactatcaagtaggttatcaaggaaccccattgcggatgctcttacaCTGACAAGAAATATGaggtaattatatatatatatatatatatatatatatatatatatatatatatatatataaggttaggttaggttaaaataaaaaccaccCTTAAGATAAGAATGTAGAACTAATCTACACCTCTAATCAACCATAATTTAATGGCCACGATGATTTGTTTAAATATGTgattaaatattaaacaaatcattaattaaatgaaaaggGTAAAAAAGTGATCAAACGTGGCGTGAATCTAggttcatttaaaataaaatgtgCCTTCATCCATGAACTACATTCATTCCACCGACTGCTTCATTTCTCTTTTCCAAAAAAATACATGCCTTTCTTCAGTAAATATCACCAAGAAAAAACGAAATGAACAAAGTCCACTtcgaaaaaaatcaaaaaattgaaaaagattTATCCGTGCTGTTCGATTTCCTTGTGCGTGCAGTTCGATAGTTCTTTGTGTGTTAGTGTATtcctggtttttttttttttgatctaAAACAATGCACGATTTTTTCAAAGTGCATGTATAAAAGAAAAACATGCAGTTCAATTTTTTGGGGCAAAAttaaaagatactccctccgtcccgcccaagatgctacatattcctttttgggccgtcccaacgaagatgctacatttctatatttggcaaaaataagaaatttaaacacttaattaacactaattaagtatttctttattacattctctctcctactttatcactttattacattctcttacTTACTTtatattactttctctctcctactttatcactttattactacacacttaaaacattaatctacaactccttaaatcccgtgccgaagagcaaatgtagcgtcttggccgggacggagggagtataatttagtgaaaattaaaatatataaaagtgcATGTACTAAAAGATAAAATGtagttcaatttttttcaaacaTAGATATGCATATAGTACTCCGAGAAAATTGTAGTTTGATGCAGATTAAAATCAATCGAAGTGCATGTACGAAAAGTGAATCCATTTTTTTAAAGATAAGAGTGCATGcacttggaaaaaaaaatatgtacaaATTAAAATGTATAGAAATATTTGCATGtacaaaacaattcaaaattcaataattgacATAAGAAACTAACCCATCTCCATCATTTTGAATGCTAATGGAAGAATAAtcaattaaaatgaaaacataAAGAATGAAGAAGACGTTGATGTAAAAACCGTAGTCGAAATGACGAATATTTTTTTCCATCAAAACCGGCACTAACATAACAGTTAATAAGTAATTGACATATTTAACCCCACGttaattataagaaaataaataatgcaaaaaaaaaacaattaatatcagcCATTAACTTTACAAAAATAAATGGACAAGATTGGTTTTGCGTTCTTACGATAAGAATGGTTTTTatttgaacccttctctctctctctctctctatatatatatatatgtatgttacTGAAAATTATCAATCCAGTGCATTCTCTTTGGTTGTTTAtcatagaaaaagaaaggataaacaaaatttcacaatttaaatcattcatttcGTTTTCCACAtatcctacttgacccttactcaattcctcatttacactacaaaggagaaTTCGTGATAAAATGAAAGTCGCTCTAAATTCACaaaatttttgcatttttttttaaatttaacataatttttattttctactcacaaatacatgaactaATTAACGACTCTTCTGATTTTTGAAACTGACAAGAAAAAACtctaatttattgatttttgttCACACAATTTACTATATTTTGAGCATTGTCTAGTTATTTCACCTTTTTTAACTATTTCATATTGAACTTATCTAGAGTGAAACATGTATTCCAGCCTCCATGCAAACAAATATATTAGTTTTTTTTCTTGTCggtataaaaaaaatcaaaaaatgtgttaagttcatgtatttgtgagcagaaaataaaaatcatgttaaATTTTAGAAAGTGcaaaaagtttgtgtatttacaagCGAATAtcccttattattattgttgttgttgttgtttgcttgtaaatacacgaactttaaaaaaattctGAAATTACACatgataattttttatgaatataaatatatactcgaccttccaattttttttaattgtgaacacaattttaaattttcccCAAATCATAGCTGAATTAGTAGTTGGAAATTTCAATGAGGCCAAATCGACATTAAGAAAAAATGACACAATGTTAGAACACACCAAAACATGGTTGTTAATTACTAATTATGAGttttaaatctataaataatGCGATTGAATGGAATTAGGGTAGATTGAGAGAACTCGTAGATAATACACGAAGCCGTTTCTTGAATCTGAaacttgtactccctccgtcccgcgagtcttgacacgtttgggttcggcacgggaattaaggagttgtagattagtgttttaagtgtgtaattaataaagtataaaattgataaagtatgagagagaaagtaataaaagtgataaagtaggagagataatataataaagatgataaagtaggagagagaaggtaataattattaccaaaaaaggaaacgtgtcaagattcgtgggacggcccaaaaaggaaaacgtgtcaagactcgtgggacggagggagtatttagttACAAACAATAATATTTTGGTGTGTTTCAATAGtgtatcattttttttagggttaagtaGCAAATACACCCCTAACGTTTATTGCAAAAAGCAAATAGGTCCTTAACGTTATGTTTTGTGCAACTAAATCCCTAACGTTCATAAATTGGGGCAAATAGATCCCTCAACTTAACTTCTGTTAACCTACTGTTAGTGAAttcaatttttatcattttttgggaatttttatcattttctgcTGAGCTATATTAATCTACGCAGGAACAAAACAAGATATTCTTCTAACTCATAATAAAGAGAACCAGACAAGATAAGCAAGCAACAGAACTTGCATGCCTAATGCTTAGTATTTTATTCTACCAGGGCAACCATTTAAAAAATGATGTTAAAAGCATTATAAAAGATTACCAAGCCATAATCAGACCTATAAACGCAATAATCTAAAGAGACACAAAAATGATAAGCTAAATAAAAGAACAACATCAGAATTAAGTCAGGATAAGATACttcattttaaagaagaaaaatatcATTCGTGTAGTCCAATAACATACAAAAAAACCAAGATAGCATATAACCACATGTTTATATATGCTAACTTATAAATAAGACTCCATCAGCAAGAAAAAAAGTTACTTGCTCAGAAGCTACAGAAGTTAACGTTTAAAAGTCTAATTTGTAGTAGAAGCATTTTCCCTACCAATCTCTCCATGTTTTCCTATTTTCGATCTCATTGTTTCTTGTTTCTCCAACAACTGTCTTGTGGTTATAGATAATCCCCCATTCCATTGCAAGCCTGGAGGTTTGAAGGGTAGTGATGCTGCTTGTCTCACTTTTGATCCATCCTCACTAAAACTTATAGATCTAAGTTTTCTTTTGGTTCGATTGATCTCTCTCTCGTTTGGTATTGGACCTCTAACAATAGGATCGCTATTGTGTATAAAAGATTGCTCACCCTCCCTGATTACTCTTTCAGAAGACAATCCAGGCTGCAAGAATACAATAAGTTATAAACATTCATTTAAAGAATTACGTTGTAATGGAACTCaacaaatatcaaatatatttttacatCAATAGTGATTTGGCCTGAGCTTAAGTCCACATGACAACCAACTCCAACACTTTGTTTTGAGGCCTCATACTGCCTTCGTGGTACCATTTTTTCTGGCCTACTCGTAGTTGAAGAGTTTGAGTTTCCAGCTAACTAGTACAAACTCAAAAAATAAGACAACGAAGTTATCATATACTCATTCAAATATAGCTAAAATATGACAAAGAAGTTAGCATCCATTATTACCTCACTTATTTCTTGGGGACAACTTCTTTTATTGTGACTCGTGCTCTTGCAAATACTGCAACGTTGAATTTGACCTTTCCTAGAGAGAGTGTTACCTGATGATTTGGGTTCATTGGATGCTCGCACTCTCTTCTTCCTAGGTCTGCCCGGTAGCTTTTCACCAGGGGGAGGCTCAATTGATGCATGACCTCCAAAGCAGCAGTTTTCACAACCATACCACCTTTCTCGCCATCCTTAGATATGAAAAGCTTAAACGGACAGTTTAGCTCATTTCCACAATGCACTCTTACTCTAGTAGTATCATTCTTTACAAACTTTAGCTTGTATCCAAATTTCACCCCATACTCGTGTATTGCTTCACGTGCCTCTTTTACATCAGCAAATGTCCTCCCCAACATAAAATATCCACTATCATTTGCCAAATTCTCAATATCATCATCTACATTTGTATCATCCTCGGTTTCAGTACCATTGTCTTCACTAACAAATTCGCCATCATCATAAGCATCATCTTCTTCACTAATGTAACCCACAGGGTTGACATATTCACTTTCTTGCCAATTATATTGTGAAACAACTCTTACGTCCACCAATTCCTGTACTCTTTCACTCTCTATATTGTTACCATCACTACACATAGTAGGAACTAACAATATACTCGGAGTAATGTCATCTGGTAATGGCATATTATCATCATCAATAAAGAACTCAACTTTTTCCACATTAAGTACCTCAATATATTGTAGAGATTTCCTACAAGACTCTTCATCCTCAATTAGATACAAAccctctttgaaatttttatcAGGGTCACGAACACATATAGCTTTAGGATTCGGATACCCCAAGTCAGAAAAATGTTTCTTGATACGATCAAAAGTCATTTTGCTCACTTTATCACTCACAATATCTGCATCCCAACATTTATAAACCCAAGTTCCAATTTTTTCCCAATAGCCATCAAAATTAAACCAAAAATCTCTATTCTCGGACAAGCTGTAAGAAGTATACAacaatattttcttttaaagttCATGCATCATAATGCTTGGTCGgctctaaaataaaaatcatgtgtAAGAAACAATCACATTACTAACCTTTTGTTGACGGAACAATCTTGAGTCATTGCAATGTCAGGGACAGAAATACAAGATACACTGCAACAAAAATACTAGAAGAAAGGTCTGATAAGACATGAGATACCAGATCTGGAAATATGTATTTTAGCAGGTGCAATCAAAGcaaattgatttatttcttggaTGAATCCGTAaagaatgaaaaaagaaaagtgattCTATTGTGTGCCCTGAAACTATGAGCATGAGAGTTTAgtactattttttctttaattcaaATGAGTCATATTCATGTCCAAATGACTCTTACGAGTAGCTACTATCAAGTCCACCCTTCAATGTAAGAATATTTGTTCAATATGCTACGACTTTGTCTACTCAAGTTGAGGACTCTCAAGTGCTTAACATCTTCTATATTTTCCATGTATgacatttttttctctttcgaTTTTTGGTCATAGGTTGTGTCAGATTTTATGGAACAGCCTGCTGTTGGCCTTGCGATTCAAGGCCTTCTCAGACATGCTTTTATTGAATAAGAAAGGTATCTGAAACTACAATAAAAAATCGGATGAGAAAGATAAACTAAAATTTGCGACTTACCTCGGATAGGCCAGAGAACGCTGGTGCTCGACAGAGGATGAGAAGACACCAGAGTTGGCAGGAGACGGACGGCGCGGAGAAGGCGAAGGATGTTGTAGTCAGTTGCAGGCTGAAGATGGAGCAGATGAGAGAACGATGGTGGAGAGTGATTGagaattttggagaaaaaacCCTTTGTTTGATAAGTTTGTTAGAAGAACTTTTGAAGTCTCTCCAACTTCTCTTCTAATCCCGCGTAGGATGGTGTGGCTCTccagaaaatgataaaaattgaaTTCAGTAACGGTAGGTTAACAGAAGTTAGACTGAGGGATCTATTTGCCCCAATTTATGAACATTAGGGATTTAGTTGCACAAAACATAACGTTAAGGACCTATTTGCTTTTTGCGATAAACGTTAGGGGTGTATTTGCTatttaacccttttttttattGTCGATTTGATCACGTTGATCTTTTCTACTGCTTaactcaattttaatttgagGAACTTTAAAATTATGAGTGaaatcagaaaatataaaaggtcgagtatttatattttaaaaaaagtgcgTATGCAATTTTACAAAACCTCCAAAaatttatgtatgtatataagataatattattattattattattattattattattattattatttggctTAAGCTTAACTGCCAATTCACGAGGAGAGAAGAGCAAAGCATAAATCTTGTTATGATACCTTTTTGTATTTTGGCTGGTTGTGAGTTGTGAATATGTGATGCATGAGAGAGAAGAACAAATCATATATCCTATTCTGATCCCTCACTAGGAATAGTCTAAGCGAAGATGGTGGCGCTGCCGATGACATGGTCTTTCTCCGCCGCCACAACTCGCCGAGTCAGCCGGTGAGTTCATTTCGCGTCATCATTGCCTCGTTTGATTGACACCTGCTATTTGATtgtcttttttattattttttctttgcttgaaagagagagagagtgagagagagagaaaaaaagccTTCAAAATTTTTGTCTTGATTTGCAGATTTTCTGGTGTAGCAATGGCTTCTGCAGGCGCGAAGGTCGAAAATGTGAAAGTTGATAAGGGATTAGGTGATTTGCCCAAAGTTATTTTGACTTCTGCCCACGGAAGGTATTTTAATGGCTTCCTCCCCCAATTTATAGAATTGTGATAATTTATTGCttgattaaaattttgattGTTTTTGTTAAAAATTAATCTTGATATAAACCAATGCCAAATTGTATAAAGACTATTCTGTTTGCATATGTTGAACCGATGCtaaaagttaattattttttctgtaaATGACATGAATTGAGCTGGTTGTTAAAAATAAAGGTTGAAGTTGCAAATGCTAGTAGAGTTTGGTCAGTTAAGATTAGAGATAAAGTTACACTTTGTTCAGTCAATATCTACGAAAGAGTAGCTAATGTGTTGGTTGAAACTCGAAATGGTTTCTTCTTAAAAGTTGCAGCGTTGGTCCCAGTTAACTTCCTGAAAAACTTGTCCTTTATATAATTTGATGGATTTTTATTTTGGTGGATTTATAGTTTAGTGGATAGATGATAggatatgataaaaataattatgctatcctttgtttactttgatatattgtgaagaaagagaagaataagTCATATGCATCTCACTTTTGGTGGGATTTATATCCTTCTTTTAATCACACAAAAccaaaataatcaagggccttcgTAGAGTTTCCACCCATTTGAAATCAAGGAAAGTAAACATTCGACAAAGATGGATAActtttactccctccatccctcaaacatctttctaagggagggtgacacgggttttaataaaagttagttgtgtatttaatgagtggagaatgagtcccacaaaaagttaAGATTGTAAGGGTAATAGTTAGTggaattgtttccaaaaataggttaggaagatgttttggggacagaccaaaatagaaagaaatgAAGTTGgttgagggacggagggagtatttttgaGTAATCCACTGTTATCCATCCTCGTCAACTAAAGTTAGCAACTAAATCATTAGTTTTATGGTGGCGGTCATGAGGGATTGTTCAAATAACTCTATCTAGCCATTTTACTATATGCTGAAACTACAGTAGCAGTACCTTGTTCATTCCACAGTTTTACTGAAACTACAGTAGCAGTACCTTGTTCATTCCAAATGAATGTCACGTTGAAATGCATCTCTTCTTATGTTTCTGGGACGCTTGTCTTCTGACTGCACTGATGACTTCCTTTGTAATAAATGCTTGATGTTCGAGCCACTCCTGAGTCCTTCCTGAAAATGTCCATTCAGTATTTTAGAATTTGCTAACTTTAATGATTTGTGTGCATCCTTTTTCAGTGAGGCGGAGCTGTACCTCTATGGAGGTTGTGTGACATCATGGAAAGTAGCAAGTAAGGACCTCCTCTTCGTTCGGCCAGATGCCGTGTTTACCGGGCAGAAGCCCATCAGGTATACACTATGGTGTTAAATAATGagtactcaattttttttaaaatgctgAAAAAATAAATTCCTTATCTGATATTAGTTTCACCATTACTAGATATTCCATTCTGGCTAAGGCCCTAGTCAAGCTATGTATTCTTGCCATTTGTCCAATGGGATGGTTTTCATTGTTGTAGGGTTAATGATTTTGTTCTCCTTTCAAGCATAAATTTGAGAATAACAAGTTAAAGTATGCTTTTGTACTTTCTTTGGAAATAGTGGAGGAATACCACACTGTTTTCCGCAGTTTGGACCTGGCGCAATTCAGCAGGTAATTCCTTCAATAAAAGTTTTTTATCTGCTGTTAACTTAATTGTGTATAATCCAAGAATTTTCTGAAGCTCCAACGTCTTATTCCTCAACCAATAGCTATTAACAGTCTAAAGTTAACACGGAAGTTAGTCCTGTCTTATAAAGCTGTCATACTTGGTGTTTCAATGCTGAACTACTTTCTCTACATGTTCGCAGCATGGATTTGCAAGAAATATGAATTGGTCCATTGTTAGTTCTGAAACTGTGGAGGGGAATCCTTCTATTACCCTGGAGCTGAAAGATGGTCCATACAGCCGTTCTATGTGGGATTACAGTTTCCAAGCTCTATATAAGGTTATAAAATTTTACTACGTTGTTCATGGTACTACAATTTCATTTTTGCATCTGTCAACTTTCTGCTCTACCTTCTCTACTTTTATTATTTAACAACACTGAATATGCTTCGGCTCATCTTTATTCTTCTGGTCACTCTTTTGCAGGTTACTCTTGACAGTAATGCTCTCTCAACGGAGTTAAAAGTAATAAACACTGATGAAAAGCCCTTTTCATTTACTACTGCCCTGCATACATACTTCAGGGTAATTAAAATTGTGTTGGGATTTCATTATTTCAAATAGCAATGATTACtgagtattttgtaaataataattAGTTGGAGACATACAGAAATGTTTCTTATCTATAACTTTCCACCACAAGTTTATCCCTAGTTAAGATCTTTTAGTAAATTCTGAAATTGTCATTGTTAAATTTCTTATGCGTAGGCTTCGGTAACAGGGGCATCTGTAAAGGGTTTGAAAGGCTGCAAAACATTGAACAAAGATCCCGATCCAAAAAATCCAGTGGAGGGCAAGGAGGGAAGGTATTTACTTAATATAACATGACAGTAATTTATTGTAGTGATCTTAGAGTTAGTAGtgaagataaaaatagtatCGACTAATCCCTTATTTAGtaagatggattgaaactttaggATATCCAAGGCCCTAGATAATTTCAATCATTTGagcaattttttgtttttcaagtGCAGCAAATTTCGTGGGgcaaaaacattttttttcctgACCTTTACATTGTTGTCCTAGGGAGCTTGTCACGTTTCCTGGATTTGTGGATTGTGTTTATCTTGAAGCACCTACGGAGCTGCAGCTGGAAAATGGTTTGGGTGGTGTTATTACCATTAAGAATACGAAGTAACTCAGATGCTTTGTCTCATCATTTCTTTGATTCCATCCCTAAGCTTGCACTACCTTGATAGTCGATTTATGTTTGCAGTTGGTCGGATGCTGTTTTGTGGAACCCGCACCTAACTATGGAGTCGTGTTACAAAGATTTTGTATGCGTTGAAAATGCCAAGGTACGGCAGAACCTCAACTTTTATCTTCATCAGTCACTACCGACTTCCCTCAGTCTATTGTTGACAACACATTGTCTCTCTAAATCTTTATGCATCTTTGAAGTTTTGAAGCAGAAAATCCTCTTATGCATTCTCATTGTTGCTTAATAATCAGAATTAGATTTTCATACAGAAGAacaattatgtgattttttgttcttcttctcttcaagtAAAAAATACAGATTTCTGATCACTGCACATTTGTTTTCTACTTTTCATGCCTAAGATTGGAGAGGTTCAGCTAAAGCCTAATGAATCTTGGACTGCGTTGCAACATTTAAGCATCGTTTGAACTGCTGATAAAGCATCCACTAAAGAAGATGTTTCTCTGTGTTTAATTTGTATCATTTTCATCATCATAATTTATCTTCTTTATACATTCACATGTCTCTCCGGGTGTTGAATCAAACATTTTTTGGAGCATCACaccaaattaataaataaaatgtatacgtAAGTGAGAGCATATGTTGACAAATTAATTTTCATGTTTTGCAATCTTTTTTCACTTGCTCCAagtgtttttttattatttgatgaaagaacaaataattttaaagattgtGGTCTctatatatcttttttttatagGAGAAACAAGTATTTTAAGAGGCTCATGAATCATGATGATGCACACAAACTCGAGACTTTTGGCTTGAGATACAGTAATTGAATTAAGGTTTATAattgtttttatatatttttttaattttaattaatatttgattcttaggattaattaataattggggtatatatattttttaaaaatttaaattttagtgataaatattcaTTAGGAATTTAGGATTCATTATATACTAGTAATactctttattttttaaataaaattttattaaaataatagtgaTGGAACACAATTATACGatctaatataaaaaataatttctcccgtccctcaaataactttctaATTTTCCTATTTGATTCGTCTCCAGAAAaacttctcttttatttttaactatattATACTATTAATCATATTTCATTTATCCTTATTTTCACATTTTGACCACTCTTAATATCTCATTTACTCATAGTTTTCACATTTTCGTTTTAAAATCTGTGTCCCTCTCTTttaggaagttatttgagggacgaAGGTAGCATACTATAGACTATCTCATCACTTTAAATAGAGCATACCAAATGTAAATATGTTATAAAAGTACCAACACTTGGATCATATTTAAAGCTCTAATTTGTAAACATTGCAACCAAGCAAACCAACATTATGACAAATCCAACACCCCAAAGCCAACACATCCACTTCCCCCTCCCCTTCTTCATCTGCTTGGCATAGAACAGGCTGCCGGTTCCGCCGCCGACGAAGCTGGCCGCGGCGGCGACGTTGCGCTCTATGTCGTCAACCCGGTGACCTTGCCCCTCCACCAACACAGCCATGTCAAGAAACACCTCATGAAGCTTGTTCAAACTCCTCCAAATATCCATCACTGCCTCTGCCTCCGCCT contains:
- the LOC130989925 gene encoding putative glucose-6-phosphate 1-epimerase isoform X2, which translates into the protein MVALPMTWSFSAATPRRVSRFSGVAMASAGAKVENVKVDKGLGDLPKVILTSAHGSEAELYLYGGCVTSWKVASKDLLFVRPDAVFTGQKPISGGIPHCFPQFGPGAIQQHGFARNMNWSIVSSETVEGNPSITLELKDGPYSRSMWDYSFQALYKVTLDSNALSTELKVINTDEKPFSFTTALHTYFRASVTGASVKGLKGCKTLNKDPDPKNPVEGKEGRELVTFPGFVDCVYLEAPTELQLENGLGGVITIKNTNWSDAVLWNPHLTMESCYKDFVCVENAKVRQNLNFYLHQSLPTSLSLLLTTHCLSKSLCIFEVLKQKILLCILIVA
- the LOC130989925 gene encoding putative glucose-6-phosphate 1-epimerase isoform X3: MVALPMTWSFSAATTRRVSRFSGVAMASAGAKVENVKVDKGLGDLPKVILTSAHGSEAELYLYGGCVTSWKVASKDLLFVRPDAVFTGQKPISGGIPHCFPQFGPGAIQQHGFARNMNWSIVSSETVEGNPSITLELKDGPYSRSMWDYSFQALYKVTLDSNALSTELKVINTDEKPFSFTTALHTYFRASVTGASVKGLKGCKTLNKDPDPKNPVEGKEGRELVTFPGFVDCVYLEAPTELQLENGLGGVITIKNTNWSDAVLWNPHLTMESCYKDFVCVENAKIGEVQLKPNESWTALQHLSIV
- the LOC130989925 gene encoding putative glucose-6-phosphate 1-epimerase isoform X1, with product MVALPMTWSFSAATTRRVSRFSGVAMASAGAKVENVKVDKGLGDLPKVILTSAHGSEAELYLYGGCVTSWKVASKDLLFVRPDAVFTGQKPISGGIPHCFPQFGPGAIQQHGFARNMNWSIVSSETVEGNPSITLELKDGPYSRSMWDYSFQALYKVTLDSNALSTELKVINTDEKPFSFTTALHTYFRASVTGASVKGLKGCKTLNKDPDPKNPVEGKEGRELVTFPGFVDCVYLEAPTELQLENGLGGVITIKNTNWSDAVLWNPHLTMESCYKDFVCVENAKVRQNLNFYLHQSLPTSLSLLLTTHCLSKSLCIFEVLKQKILLCILIVA
- the LOC130989922 gene encoding uncharacterized protein LOC130989922 isoform X2 yields the protein MTQDCSVNKSLSENRDFWFNFDGYWEKIGTWVYKCWDADIVSDKVSKMTFDRIKKHFSDLGYPNPKAICVRDPDKNFKEGLYLIEDEESCRKSLQYIEVLNVEKVEFFIDDDNMPLPDDITPSILLVPTMCSDGNNIESERVQELVDVRVVSQYNWQESEYVNPVGYISEEDDAYDDGEFVSEDNGTETEDDTNVDDDIENLANDSGYFMLGRTFADVKEAREAIHEYGVKFGYKLKFVKNDTTRVRVHCGNELNCPFKLFISKDGEKGGMVVKTAALEVMHQLSLPLVKSYRADLGRRECEHPMNPNHQVTLSLGKVKFNVAVFARARVTIKEVVPKK
- the LOC130989925 gene encoding putative glucose-6-phosphate 1-epimerase isoform X4 — translated: MVALPMTWSFSAATPRRVSRFSGVAMASAGAKVENVKVDKGLGDLPKVILTSAHGSEAELYLYGGCVTSWKVASKDLLFVRPDAVFTGQKPISGGIPHCFPQFGPGAIQQHGFARNMNWSIVSSETVEGNPSITLELKDGPYSRSMWDYSFQALYKVTLDSNALSTELKVINTDEKPFSFTTALHTYFRASVTGASVKGLKGCKTLNKDPDPKNPVEGKEGRELVTFPGFVDCVYLEAPTELQLENGLGGVITIKNTNWSDAVLWNPHLTMESCYKDFVCVENAKIGEVQLKPNESWTALQHLSIV